The following coding sequences are from one Hymenobacter sp. DG25A window:
- a CDS encoding transmembrane 220 family protein: MRVFAFLLVLLFLGFAAVQYNDPDPYLWIPIYLFPAVISAVIFTGRRVPPLLLALGAIVFLVFSYFQWPAHWEGVALKNGMKDINIEEGREALGLIICAAALLLYWVYLTRFKVKAPEHVAH; this comes from the coding sequence ATGCGAGTTTTTGCCTTCCTGCTGGTCCTGCTATTCCTAGGTTTTGCCGCCGTACAATACAACGACCCCGACCCTTACCTCTGGATTCCGATTTACCTTTTTCCGGCTGTTATATCGGCCGTGATTTTTACCGGCCGGCGAGTACCACCCCTGCTACTGGCATTGGGGGCCATTGTCTTTTTGGTGTTTTCCTATTTTCAGTGGCCCGCACACTGGGAAGGAGTAGCGCTGAAAAATGGCATGAAAGACATCAATATTGAAGAAGGCCGCGAGGCGCTGGGATTGATAATTTGCGCAGCCGCTTTGTTGCTCTATTGGGTATACCTGACTAGGTTTAAAGTAAAAGCCCCTGAACACGTTGCCCATTAA
- a CDS encoding alkaline phosphatase family protein yields MRKTVVIDVVGLTPALIGEHTPFLKRWSEEAKMVSVGHVLPAVTCSVQSTYLTGKWPTDHGIVGNGWYFRDECEPRFWRQSNRLVEAPKIWDVAKAEDPTFTCANICWWYAMYSTADYVVTPRPQYLADGRKMPDCYTYPMELRPQLEAKLGPFPLFEYWGPRTTINSSRWIAEAAIETDKRYHPTLTLVYLPHLDYNAQRYGPGDKRVATDLQEIDGVCQLLATYFESAGAQVIFLSEYGIAEVSRPVHLNRVLRENGYLSIREERGLELLDAGTCQAFALADHQLAHIYVQDPSKITAVRELLEKVPGVDRVLGPEEKAAHHLNHARAGELIAVAEKGAWFTYYYWLDDARAPDFARIVDIHRKPGYDPVEMFTNPTIRFLKPKIGLKLLRKKLGFRMLMDIIPLDASLIKGSHGREPETPAEGPLLMSRSHQLLPQDSIDAPAVFDVILAHLRA; encoded by the coding sequence ATGCGTAAAACAGTTGTGATTGATGTGGTAGGACTGACCCCGGCTTTGATAGGGGAGCATACGCCCTTTCTAAAGCGGTGGTCAGAAGAAGCAAAAATGGTTTCCGTCGGTCATGTGCTGCCCGCGGTAACCTGCTCGGTGCAATCAACCTACCTTACGGGTAAGTGGCCCACGGACCACGGCATTGTAGGCAACGGCTGGTATTTCCGCGACGAGTGTGAGCCCAGGTTTTGGCGGCAATCTAACCGGCTGGTAGAGGCCCCGAAAATCTGGGACGTTGCCAAAGCCGAGGACCCCACTTTCACCTGCGCCAATATCTGCTGGTGGTATGCCATGTACAGCACCGCCGATTACGTGGTAACCCCGCGCCCGCAGTACCTGGCCGATGGCCGCAAAATGCCCGACTGCTACACCTATCCCATGGAGCTGCGCCCCCAGCTGGAAGCCAAGCTGGGCCCGTTTCCGCTGTTTGAATACTGGGGCCCGCGCACCACCATCAACTCCAGCCGATGGATTGCCGAGGCCGCCATCGAAACCGATAAGCGCTACCACCCCACGCTCACGCTGGTTTACCTGCCGCACCTTGATTATAACGCCCAGCGCTACGGCCCCGGGGATAAAAGAGTAGCTACCGATTTACAGGAAATTGATGGGGTGTGCCAGCTCCTGGCCACCTATTTTGAAAGCGCCGGTGCGCAGGTTATTTTTCTGTCCGAGTACGGCATTGCTGAGGTTTCCCGCCCGGTGCATCTGAACCGCGTGTTGCGGGAAAACGGCTACCTCTCCATTCGGGAGGAGCGGGGCCTGGAGCTGCTGGATGCCGGCACCTGCCAGGCGTTTGCCCTGGCCGACCACCAACTGGCGCATATTTACGTTCAGGATCCTTCCAAAATAACGGCCGTGCGGGAGCTGCTGGAGAAAGTGCCCGGCGTGGACAGGGTGCTGGGTCCCGAAGAAAAAGCCGCCCACCACCTAAACCATGCCCGTGCCGGCGAGCTGATTGCGGTAGCTGAAAAGGGCGCCTGGTTTACGTATTACTATTGGCTGGATGATGCCCGGGCCCCGGATTTTGCCCGCATCGTCGATATTCACCGCAAGCCCGGCTACGACCCCGTGGAGATGTTCACCAACCCCACTATCCGGTTTCTGAAACCCAAAATAGGCCTGAAGCTGCTGCGAAAAAAGCTGGGTTTCCGGATGCTGATGGACATCATTCCGCTGGATGCCAGCCTCATAAAAGGCTCCCACGGACGAGAGCCCGAAACCCCTGCGGAAGGCCCGCTGCTGATGAGCCGCAGCCATCAGTTGTTGCCCCAGGATTCAATAGATGCGCCGGCCGTGTTTGACGTAATTCTAGCGCATTTACGGGCCTGA